The following coding sequences are from one Streptomyces sp. NBC_01232 window:
- a CDS encoding sensor histidine kinase has translation MTPPVSSPPVSSLPPVTRALTPVSKVLRLCLHALLLGLLALAAGRAVTDSAPRAGWVLAACAVMAAVYACGVRVPAVHSSPRAGALWLAGLGAAWAALLVVSPDGLWIAFPLYFLELHLLRLRWGVAAVALTACAAIGGFLAHSSAVTPGAFLGPLLGGAVAVATVLGYQALYRESERRRELIEELITTRAELAAAERSAGILAERERLAREIHDTLAQGLSSIQLLLRAAERALPQEAPALEHIARAREAAQENLAEARRFVRALTPPDLEHGSLAAALERLCAGVPGPRVRFSLTGSPRVLPTPYEVALLRIAQSALANVVRHARAGRAEITLTFMDASVTLDIVDDGHGFDPSSTPPGSPGTGDGGFGLPAMRARAETLGGLFTVESGPGQGTAVAVTLPLPLEHLEPAEHSHRAEHAESADHTDRTDPVEAL, from the coding sequence ATGACTCCTCCCGTTTCCTCTCCTCCCGTTTCCTCCCTTCCCCCCGTCACGCGCGCCCTGACCCCCGTGTCGAAGGTGCTGCGGCTGTGCCTGCACGCCCTGCTCCTGGGACTGCTGGCGCTCGCCGCCGGGCGGGCGGTCACCGACTCCGCGCCCCGGGCCGGCTGGGTGCTCGCCGCCTGCGCGGTGATGGCCGCCGTCTACGCGTGCGGCGTACGGGTCCCCGCCGTGCACAGCTCGCCGCGCGCCGGGGCGCTGTGGCTGGCCGGGCTCGGCGCGGCCTGGGCCGCGCTGCTCGTGGTCTCCCCCGACGGGCTGTGGATCGCCTTCCCGCTGTACTTCCTGGAGCTGCACCTGCTGCGGCTGCGCTGGGGGGTCGCGGCCGTGGCGCTGACCGCCTGCGCGGCCATCGGCGGGTTCCTGGCCCACAGCAGCGCGGTGACGCCCGGGGCCTTCCTCGGGCCGCTGCTGGGCGGGGCGGTGGCGGTGGCGACCGTACTGGGCTACCAGGCGCTGTACCGCGAGAGCGAGCGCCGCCGGGAGCTGATCGAGGAGCTGATCACGACCCGGGCCGAGCTGGCCGCCGCCGAGCGGAGCGCCGGAATCCTGGCCGAGCGGGAGCGGCTGGCCCGGGAGATCCACGACACCCTCGCCCAGGGTCTGTCCTCCATCCAGCTGCTGCTGAGGGCCGCCGAGCGCGCGCTGCCGCAGGAGGCTCCGGCGCTGGAACACATCGCCCGGGCCCGGGAGGCCGCCCAGGAGAACCTCGCCGAGGCGCGGCGGTTCGTACGGGCCCTCACCCCGCCCGACCTGGAGCACGGTTCCCTCGCGGCCGCCCTGGAACGGCTGTGCGCGGGCGTCCCCGGGCCGCGCGTGCGGTTCTCGCTGACCGGCAGCCCGCGGGTGCTGCCCACCCCGTACGAGGTGGCCCTGCTGCGGATCGCGCAGTCGGCGCTGGCCAATGTGGTGCGGCACGCCCGGGCCGGGCGCGCTGAGATCACCCTGACGTTCATGGACGCCTCGGTCACCCTCGACATCGTCGACGACGGGCACGGCTTCGATCCCTCCTCGACGCCGCCGGGTTCCCCGGGCACCGGCGACGGCGGCTTCGGGCTGCCCGCCATGCGCGCGCGGGCGGAGACCCTGGGCGGGCTGTTCACCGTGGAGTCCGGTCCCGGCCAGGGCACGGCTGTGGCCGTCACCCTCCCGCTGCCGCTGGAACACCTGGAACCCGCGGAACACTCACATCGGGCGGAACACGCAGAATCCGCGGATCACACGGACCGCACGGACCCGGTGGAGGCCCTGTGA
- the aceB gene encoding malate synthase A has product MSAPAPSPLAIVDAEPLPRQDEVLAEAALAFVAELHRRFAPRRAELLARRGERRAEIARTSTLDFLPDTAQVREGDWKVAPAPAALNDRRVEITGPTDRKMTINALNSGAKVWLADFEDASAPTWENVVLGQLNLIDAYERRIDFTDPRSGKAYALKPAAELATVVMRPRGWHLEERHLRFEGGPASGSLVDFGLYFFHNAKRLIDLGKGPYFYLPKTESHLEARLWNDIFVFSQDYVGIPQGTVRATVLIETITAAYEMEEILYELRDHAAGLNAGRWDYLFSIVKNFRDGGEKFVLPDRNAVTMTAPFMRAYTELLVRTCHKRGAHAIGGMAAFIPSRKDAEVNKVAFEKVKADKDREAGDGFDGSWVAHPDLVPIAMASFDAVLGEKPNQKDRLREDVSVAAGELIAIDSLDARPTYEGLRNAVQVGIRYIEAWLRGLGAVGIFGLMEDAATAEISRSQIWQWINAGVVFENGETATAELTRKIAAEELAAIRAEVGEEAFASGKWNQAHDLLLQVSLDADYADFLTLPAYDQLVG; this is encoded by the coding sequence ATGTCCGCACCAGCGCCGTCCCCGCTGGCCATCGTCGACGCCGAGCCCCTGCCCCGGCAGGACGAAGTCCTCGCCGAAGCGGCCCTCGCCTTCGTGGCCGAGCTCCACCGGCGGTTCGCCCCCCGCCGCGCCGAGCTCCTCGCCCGCCGCGGTGAGCGCCGTGCCGAGATCGCCCGGACCTCCACCCTCGACTTCCTCCCGGACACCGCACAGGTCCGCGAGGGCGACTGGAAGGTGGCGCCGGCACCGGCCGCGCTGAACGACCGTCGTGTGGAGATCACCGGTCCGACGGACCGCAAGATGACCATCAACGCCCTGAACTCGGGCGCCAAGGTCTGGCTCGCCGACTTCGAGGACGCCTCCGCTCCCACCTGGGAGAACGTCGTCCTCGGCCAGCTCAACCTCATCGACGCCTACGAGCGTCGCATCGACTTCACCGACCCCCGCTCGGGCAAGGCCTACGCGCTGAAGCCCGCCGCCGAGCTCGCGACCGTCGTCATGCGGCCGCGCGGCTGGCACCTGGAGGAGCGCCACCTGCGGTTCGAGGGCGGCCCCGCCTCCGGCTCGCTCGTGGACTTCGGCCTGTACTTCTTCCATAACGCCAAGCGTCTGATCGACCTCGGCAAGGGCCCGTACTTCTACCTGCCGAAGACGGAGTCGCACCTGGAGGCCCGCCTCTGGAACGACATCTTCGTCTTCTCCCAGGACTACGTCGGCATCCCGCAGGGCACGGTCCGCGCGACCGTCCTCATCGAGACGATCACCGCCGCGTACGAGATGGAGGAGATCCTCTACGAGCTGCGCGACCACGCGGCGGGCCTGAACGCGGGCCGCTGGGACTACCTCTTCTCCATCGTGAAGAACTTCCGCGACGGCGGCGAGAAGTTCGTCCTGCCGGACCGCAACGCGGTGACGATGACCGCCCCGTTCATGCGGGCGTACACCGAACTGCTGGTCCGCACCTGCCACAAGCGCGGCGCGCACGCCATCGGCGGCATGGCGGCCTTCATCCCGTCCCGCAAGGACGCCGAGGTCAACAAGGTCGCGTTCGAGAAGGTCAAGGCCGACAAGGACCGCGAGGCGGGCGACGGCTTCGACGGCTCCTGGGTCGCCCACCCCGACCTGGTCCCGATCGCGATGGCCTCGTTCGACGCGGTGCTCGGCGAGAAGCCGAACCAGAAGGACCGCCTGCGCGAGGACGTCTCGGTGGCCGCGGGCGAGCTCATCGCGATCGACTCCCTGGACGCGCGGCCGACGTACGAGGGCCTGCGCAACGCGGTCCAGGTCGGCATCCGCTACATCGAGGCGTGGCTGCGCGGCCTCGGCGCCGTCGGCATCTTCGGCCTGATGGAGGACGCGGCCACCGCCGAGATCTCGCGCTCGCAGATCTGGCAGTGGATCAATGCGGGTGTCGTGTTCGAGAACGGTGAGACGGCCACGGCCGAGCTGACCCGCAAGATCGCGGCCGAGGAACTGGCCGCCATCCGCGCCGAGGTCGGCGAGGAGGCCTTCGCGTCCGGCAAGTGGAACCAGGCCCACGACCTTCTCCTGCAGGTCTCCCTGGACGCGGACTACGCGGACTTCCTCACCCTCCCCGCCTACGACCAGCTGGTCGGCTAG
- the yczR gene encoding MocR-like transcription factor YczR: MANGRVVQSADRTIGSRQLAALLPADVLARPGYRALADAVRTLILDGRVALHVRLPAERELAEAVGASRATVTGAYDLLRESGYVRSRRGSGTWTELPDGHRPVGAHALLGAGGHSADGDPGVDLAIAAMGAPEGSLAEAFAWAAPRLPQLARTPGYHPFGLPDLRSAIADRFTRRGLPTRPEQILVTAGAQQAFALVVSLLCRAGDRVVTENPTYANALDALRHARLRTGAIAVSDAGWDMEIAESTLRQTVPRLAYVIPDFQNPTGALMPPEQRLRLLAATRATGTWLVVDETIADIALDVPAPSPLASLAPRGGADHVITIGSLSKTHWGGLRVGWIRAGAKLITELTAVRVSADMTGSVLDQLVALPLLDDMDRALPARLAQLRSRREALVRALQRYTPEWSWQVPPGGLSLWVDLGEPVSSALAERAAAAGVHIGRGARFGVDPGTFEHRLRIPYTLPADRLDEGIRRLASAFHDGVPLQPAVDRPHWVA; encoded by the coding sequence ATGGCAAACGGGCGAGTGGTCCAGAGCGCGGACAGAACCATCGGCAGCCGCCAGCTCGCGGCGCTGCTGCCCGCCGACGTGCTGGCCCGCCCCGGCTACCGGGCGCTCGCCGACGCCGTCCGCACCCTGATCCTCGACGGCCGCGTCGCCCTTCACGTCCGGCTGCCCGCCGAGCGCGAACTCGCCGAGGCCGTCGGTGCCAGCCGCGCCACCGTCACCGGCGCCTACGACCTGCTGCGCGAGAGCGGCTACGTCCGCAGCCGCCGCGGCTCCGGCACCTGGACCGAGCTCCCCGACGGACACCGCCCGGTCGGGGCCCACGCCCTCCTCGGCGCCGGCGGCCACAGCGCCGACGGGGACCCCGGCGTCGACCTCGCCATCGCAGCCATGGGCGCCCCGGAGGGCAGCCTCGCCGAGGCCTTCGCGTGGGCCGCGCCCCGGCTCCCGCAGCTCGCCCGCACCCCCGGCTACCACCCCTTCGGCCTGCCCGACCTCCGCAGCGCGATCGCCGACCGGTTCACCCGGCGCGGACTGCCCACGCGCCCCGAGCAGATCCTGGTCACGGCCGGGGCCCAGCAGGCCTTCGCACTGGTCGTCAGCCTGCTCTGCCGGGCCGGGGACCGGGTCGTGACCGAGAACCCGACCTACGCCAACGCCCTCGACGCCCTGCGCCACGCACGGCTGCGCACCGGAGCCATCGCCGTCTCCGACGCCGGCTGGGACATGGAGATAGCCGAGTCCACGCTGCGCCAGACCGTGCCGAGACTGGCGTACGTGATCCCCGACTTCCAGAACCCGACGGGCGCACTGATGCCGCCGGAGCAGCGGCTGCGGCTGCTCGCGGCGACCCGGGCCACCGGGACCTGGCTGGTGGTCGACGAGACGATCGCCGACATCGCGCTGGACGTGCCCGCACCGTCGCCGCTGGCCTCCCTCGCCCCGCGGGGCGGCGCGGACCACGTGATCACCATCGGCTCGCTGAGCAAGACGCACTGGGGCGGGCTGCGCGTGGGGTGGATCCGGGCCGGCGCGAAGCTGATCACGGAGCTGACGGCCGTACGGGTCTCGGCCGACATGACCGGATCGGTGCTCGACCAGCTGGTCGCGCTCCCCCTGCTGGACGACATGGACCGGGCCCTGCCCGCACGGCTGGCGCAGCTGCGGAGCCGGCGCGAGGCCCTGGTGCGGGCGCTCCAGCGGTACACCCCCGAGTGGTCCTGGCAGGTCCCGCCGGGCGGGCTCTCGCTCTGGGTCGACCTCGGGGAGCCGGTCAGTTCCGCGCTGGCCGAGCGGGCCGCCGCGGCCGGTGTGCACATCGGCCGCGGCGCGCGCTTCGGGGTGGACCCGGGCACCTTCGAACACCGCCTGCGCATCCCGTACACGCTCCCCGCCGACCGTCTCGACGAGGGCATCCGCCGCCTCGCGAGCGCCTTCCACGACGGGGTACCGCTGCAGCCGGCGGTGGACCGCCCGCACTGGGTGGCGTAG
- a CDS encoding GDSL-type esterase/lipase family protein, with amino-acid sequence MIGFRNVSKDRDRSRVRRLAGAGLVVPLTVSALLAGGAGTSAASPGTGPTAVVSMGDSYISGEGGRWKGNSLTNSGSRNGTDRGWVSGSTYDPGKVYGATAGGCHRSDSAEVRSAGAIADVAVNLACSGAVSDNVFRASNGGVSFKGEAPQADQLAAVAASHNVKIIALSIGGNDLGFADIIKDCALDFVIWNSYCYDNQQYGVDQKIDAVMGKVGKSVDEIRAVMRAAGYADSSYRIVLQSYPSPIPRSAENRYTQSDWSRLNTGGCPFWNRDSDWARDSLVPQIANRIKGVAADRGVQFLDLRDMMQGREVCAKASKQVSSTVPASAKTSEWARWIDNNESQGLIQESMHPNHYGQLAAGRCLALVVAQPASSGFSCKNTAGGDQTGMFLTPAS; translated from the coding sequence GTGATCGGATTCCGCAACGTCAGCAAGGACCGGGACCGCAGTCGGGTGCGACGGCTGGCCGGGGCCGGATTGGTCGTGCCGCTCACCGTCAGCGCGCTGCTGGCCGGCGGAGCCGGGACCTCGGCCGCCAGCCCCGGGACCGGTCCCACCGCCGTGGTGTCCATGGGCGACAGCTACATCTCCGGCGAGGGCGGCCGCTGGAAGGGCAACAGCCTGACCAACAGCGGAAGCCGCAACGGGACCGACCGGGGCTGGGTCAGCGGCAGCACCTACGACCCCGGCAAGGTCTACGGGGCCACCGCAGGCGGCTGTCACCGGTCCGACTCGGCCGAGGTGCGCAGCGCCGGCGCGATCGCGGACGTCGCCGTGAACCTGGCCTGCTCCGGGGCGGTCTCGGACAACGTGTTCCGCGCCTCCAACGGCGGCGTCTCCTTCAAGGGCGAGGCCCCGCAGGCCGATCAGCTCGCCGCGGTGGCCGCGAGCCACAATGTCAAGATCATCGCGCTGTCCATCGGCGGCAACGACCTCGGCTTCGCCGACATCATCAAGGACTGCGCGCTCGACTTCGTCATCTGGAACTCCTACTGCTACGACAACCAGCAGTACGGCGTCGACCAGAAGATCGACGCGGTCATGGGCAAGGTGGGCAAGTCCGTGGACGAGATCCGGGCCGTGATGCGCGCCGCCGGGTACGCCGACTCCTCGTACCGGATCGTGCTGCAGTCCTACCCGTCGCCGATCCCGCGCAGCGCCGAGAACCGGTACACGCAGAGCGACTGGAGCCGGCTCAACACGGGCGGATGCCCCTTCTGGAACCGGGACTCCGACTGGGCGCGGGACTCGCTGGTGCCGCAGATCGCGAACCGGATCAAGGGTGTCGCGGCGGACAGGGGCGTGCAGTTCCTGGACCTGCGGGACATGATGCAGGGCCGTGAGGTGTGCGCGAAGGCGAGCAAGCAGGTGAGCTCCACGGTGCCGGCCTCGGCGAAGACGAGCGAGTGGGCGCGCTGGATCGACAACAACGAGTCGCAGGGGCTGATCCAGGAGTCCATGCACCCGAACCACTACGGTCAGCTGGCCGCGGGGCGCTGCCTGGCCCTGGTCGTCGCCCAGCCCGCGAGCTCCGGCTTCAGCTGCAAGAACACCGCGGGCGGGGACCAGACGGGCATGTTCCTGACCCCGGCCTCCTAG
- a CDS encoding VOC family protein has product MFENSRAFSGFAVDDLDRAAEFYGTTLGLSVSRDEGMGLLRLDLAGDTTVMVYPKEDYRPATYTILNFPVDDVERAVDELTARGVAFERYEGFEADAKGIVHGEDGMPTIAWFKDPAGNILSVLTGSAG; this is encoded by the coding sequence ATGTTCGAAAACAGCAGGGCATTCAGCGGATTCGCGGTCGACGACCTGGACAGGGCCGCGGAGTTCTACGGCACGACCCTCGGCCTGAGCGTTTCGCGGGACGAGGGGATGGGCCTGCTGCGCCTGGACCTCGCTGGCGACACCACGGTCATGGTCTACCCGAAGGAGGACTACCGGCCCGCGACCTACACGATCTTGAACTTCCCCGTGGACGACGTGGAACGGGCCGTCGACGAGCTCACCGCCCGCGGTGTCGCGTTCGAGCGCTACGAGGGCTTCGAGGCCGACGCCAAGGGCATCGTGCACGGCGAGGACGGCATGCCCACCATCGCCTGGTTCAAGGACCCGGCGGGCAACATCCTGTCGGTTCTGACGGGCTCCGCCGGCTGA
- a CDS encoding nucleotidyltransferase family protein gives MSSHTHSDPPLIAGLLLAAGGGRRLGGRPKALLPYRGRPLVENAVRVLREAGCGPVHVVLGASAAEVRERADLTGCVVVDNPDWAEGMGSSLRVGLTSLAGTGADAALVSLVDQPGIGPRAVARVLEAYRSPTSLVAAAYDGERGHPVLFGADRWADIARTATGDKGARVHLARHAGELMLVECSDIAEAFDIDTPPDLVRLL, from the coding sequence ATGTCATCCCACACACACTCCGATCCGCCCCTGATCGCGGGCCTGCTCCTGGCGGCCGGCGGCGGCCGCCGGCTCGGCGGGCGGCCCAAGGCCCTGCTCCCCTACCGCGGCCGCCCGCTGGTCGAGAACGCCGTACGCGTGCTGCGCGAGGCGGGCTGCGGTCCGGTGCACGTGGTGCTCGGCGCCTCGGCGGCCGAGGTCCGCGAGCGCGCCGACCTGACCGGCTGCGTGGTCGTGGACAACCCGGACTGGGCGGAGGGCATGGGCTCCTCGCTGCGGGTCGGCCTGACCTCCCTCGCCGGTACGGGGGCGGACGCGGCCCTGGTCTCCCTGGTGGACCAGCCGGGCATCGGCCCGCGGGCCGTGGCCCGGGTGCTGGAGGCGTACCGGTCCCCCACCAGCCTGGTGGCGGCGGCGTACGACGGGGAGCGCGGCCACCCCGTGCTGTTCGGGGCGGACCGCTGGGCCGACATCGCGCGAACGGCGACCGGCGACAAGGGCGCGCGGGTGCATCTTGCGCGACATGCCGGAGAGCTCATGCTGGTGGAGTGCTCGGACATCGCGGAGGCCTTCGACATCGACACGCCGCCCGACCTGGTGCGACTCCTCTGA
- a CDS encoding response regulator transcription factor, with translation MTIRLLLADDHPVVRAGLRAVLDTEPDFAVVAEAATAERAVELAAGEPVDVVLMDLQFGPGMHGSEATALITARPGAPRVLVLTTYDTDADILAAVEAGASGYLLKDAPPEELAAAVRTAAAGQSALAPAVALRLMDRMRTPAEALTKRELEVLQLVADGLSNQQISKKLFLSQATVKSHLVHVYAKLGVDSRTSAVAAAATRRLIRTP, from the coding sequence GTGACCATCCGTCTCCTGCTCGCCGACGACCACCCGGTGGTCCGGGCCGGGCTGCGCGCGGTACTGGACACCGAACCGGACTTCGCGGTGGTCGCCGAGGCCGCGACCGCCGAGCGGGCGGTGGAGCTGGCCGCGGGCGAGCCGGTGGACGTGGTGCTCATGGACCTCCAGTTCGGCCCCGGCATGCACGGTTCCGAGGCGACGGCCCTGATCACCGCCCGCCCGGGGGCGCCCCGGGTGCTGGTGCTGACCACGTACGACACGGACGCGGACATCCTGGCGGCGGTGGAGGCGGGCGCGTCCGGCTACCTGCTCAAGGACGCCCCGCCGGAGGAGCTGGCGGCGGCCGTACGGACGGCAGCCGCGGGCCAGTCGGCGCTGGCCCCGGCAGTGGCGCTGCGCCTCATGGACCGGATGCGCACTCCCGCGGAGGCGCTGACGAAGCGGGAGCTGGAGGTGCTGCAGCTGGTCGCGGACGGCCTGTCGAACCAGCAGATCTCCAAGAAGCTCTTCCTCAGCCAGGCCACGGTCAAGTCCCACCTGGTGCACGTCTACGCCAAGCTGGGCGTCGACTCCCGCACCTCGGCGGTCGCGGCGGCCGCCACCCGCCGCCTGATCCGCACCCCGTAG
- a CDS encoding MTH938/NDUFAF3 family protein, whose protein sequence is MAARSARPSLYLSVDIEADGPIPGPYSMISFGASVAGRQDGASYTAADPEQQTFYRELRPISEEFVPEALAVSGLDRDRLVREGADPAVAMAEFRAWVRQVSAGAQPVMCGYPASFDWTFLYWYLIRFGGDSPFGHSGCLDMKTLYATKARVPLRAAVKGRMPRALLSRRRHTHHALDDAIEQAELMSNLMLWAPPVPAPQAERSPRITHVSWGRIEAEGLAPGKDFKLYPGGGRAWDWSEHGTRHDPGIAPPEVRELLGLGVTAVVLSQGMEKRLGVVPETLEVLRAAGVEVHVAQTTAAVEVYNRLAATERVAGLFHSTC, encoded by the coding sequence ATGGCAGCCCGCAGCGCACGTCCCAGCCTCTACCTATCCGTCGACATCGAGGCCGACGGACCCATTCCCGGACCGTATTCGATGATCAGCTTCGGAGCCTCGGTCGCGGGCCGGCAGGACGGCGCCTCGTACACCGCCGCCGATCCGGAACAGCAGACCTTCTACCGGGAATTGCGGCCCATCAGCGAGGAGTTCGTGCCCGAGGCGCTGGCCGTGAGCGGGCTGGACCGCGACCGGCTGGTGCGGGAGGGCGCCGACCCGGCGGTGGCCATGGCCGAGTTCCGCGCCTGGGTACGGCAGGTGTCCGCGGGGGCTCAGCCGGTGATGTGCGGCTACCCCGCCTCCTTCGACTGGACCTTCCTGTACTGGTACTTGATCCGGTTCGGCGGCGACAGCCCCTTCGGCCACTCCGGCTGCCTCGACATGAAGACCCTCTACGCGACGAAGGCGCGGGTGCCGCTGCGGGCGGCCGTGAAGGGCCGGATGCCGCGCGCCCTGCTGTCGCGGCGCCGCCACACGCACCACGCCCTGGACGACGCGATCGAACAGGCCGAGCTGATGAGCAACTTGATGCTGTGGGCTCCCCCGGTGCCCGCCCCCCAGGCGGAGCGGTCGCCGCGCATCACGCACGTCTCGTGGGGCCGGATCGAGGCCGAAGGGCTCGCGCCCGGCAAGGACTTCAAGCTCTACCCGGGCGGTGGCCGCGCCTGGGACTGGTCCGAGCACGGGACGCGGCACGATCCCGGCATCGCGCCGCCCGAGGTGCGCGAGCTCCTCGGTCTCGGGGTGACGGCCGTGGTGCTCAGCCAGGGCATGGAAAAGCGCCTGGGGGTCGTTCCCGAGACGCTGGAGGTGCTCCGGGCGGCCGGGGTCGAGGTGCACGTGGCGCAGACGACGGCGGCCGTGGAGGTCTACAACCGGCTGGCCGCCACCGAGCGGGTCGCCGGCCTCTTCCATTCGACCTGCTGA
- a CDS encoding LuxR C-terminal-related transcriptional regulator, whose protein sequence is MDTDSDLVRGRACYATEAWLDAFEGLSAADAAAPLGACDLELLARSAYMLGLDDAYVTGLERAHALWLDAGEVPRAVRCAVWIGHSMLFRGHGARASGWFSLGERLLKADGRDCVERGYLLIPVWLGQMGGGDWRSGLATAAEGTEIGERFQDADLMWLARHEQGRALVNLGRVHEGLRLVDETLVVVESGALSPIVRGIVYCNTIAFCRDLFDLGHEREWTEALTQWCEGRPQMVAHNGLCLVHRAEVLQYGGAWPEALDAARRACEHFAQGVLNQIARGQAFYRQGEIHRLQGRPAEAGVAYREAGRSGFEPQPGFALLRLAEGHQEAAAATIRRAVSEHTREPERAVLLPAYVEIMLAGAHPDVDGAAEAAHQLRAIAEQRGSDVLLATAAYSRARVAWAKGDAGAALTAGRQAWHAWLELGAPYEAARARVLVALACRSLGDEDTSALELQAAREVFAGLGAGPDVAHVDSLARGGPAPDTHGLSARELEVLRQVAGGASNRQIAAVLVISEHTVARHLQNIFGKLGVSSRTAASTFAWEHGLVRGAGQE, encoded by the coding sequence GTGGACACCGACTCCGATCTCGTCCGAGGCCGTGCGTGCTACGCCACCGAGGCCTGGCTCGACGCCTTCGAAGGTCTGAGCGCCGCGGACGCGGCCGCACCGCTGGGTGCCTGCGACCTGGAGCTGCTGGCCAGGTCCGCCTACATGCTCGGCCTCGACGACGCGTACGTGACCGGGCTGGAGCGCGCCCACGCGCTGTGGCTGGACGCGGGCGAGGTGCCCCGCGCCGTCCGCTGCGCGGTGTGGATCGGCCACAGCATGCTGTTCCGGGGCCACGGTGCCCGGGCGAGCGGCTGGTTCTCCCTCGGCGAGCGCCTCCTGAAGGCCGACGGGCGGGACTGCGTCGAACGCGGGTACCTCCTCATCCCCGTGTGGCTGGGCCAGATGGGCGGTGGTGACTGGCGGTCCGGCCTCGCGACGGCGGCCGAGGGCACCGAGATCGGCGAGCGGTTCCAGGACGCGGACCTGATGTGGCTGGCACGTCACGAGCAGGGCCGGGCCCTGGTGAACCTGGGCCGCGTGCACGAGGGGCTGCGCCTGGTGGACGAGACGCTCGTGGTCGTCGAGTCCGGTGCCCTGTCGCCGATCGTCCGCGGCATCGTCTACTGCAACACCATCGCCTTCTGCCGCGACCTGTTCGACCTGGGTCATGAGCGCGAGTGGACGGAGGCTCTGACGCAGTGGTGCGAGGGGCGGCCGCAGATGGTCGCGCACAACGGTCTGTGCCTGGTGCACCGGGCCGAAGTGCTGCAGTACGGCGGCGCCTGGCCGGAGGCGCTCGACGCGGCCCGCCGGGCCTGCGAGCACTTCGCGCAGGGTGTGCTGAACCAGATCGCTCGCGGCCAGGCGTTCTACCGGCAGGGCGAGATCCACCGGCTGCAGGGCCGGCCGGCCGAGGCCGGGGTCGCCTATCGGGAGGCCGGCCGCAGCGGTTTCGAGCCGCAGCCCGGGTTCGCCCTGCTGCGGCTCGCCGAGGGCCATCAGGAGGCAGCGGCGGCGACGATCCGCCGTGCCGTCTCCGAGCACACGAGGGAGCCGGAGCGGGCGGTCCTCCTCCCTGCCTACGTCGAGATCATGCTGGCCGGGGCGCACCCCGACGTCGACGGCGCGGCCGAGGCGGCGCACCAGCTCCGGGCGATCGCGGAGCAACGGGGCAGCGACGTGCTCCTCGCGACCGCGGCGTACAGCCGTGCCCGCGTCGCGTGGGCGAAGGGCGATGCCGGCGCCGCCCTGACGGCGGGGCGGCAGGCGTGGCACGCGTGGCTGGAACTCGGGGCGCCGTACGAAGCCGCCCGGGCGCGCGTCCTGGTGGCACTCGCCTGCCGCTCGCTCGGGGACGAGGACACGTCCGCCCTGGAGCTGCAGGCGGCGCGCGAGGTGTTCGCCGGGCTCGGAGCCGGGCCCGATGTCGCCCACGTCGATTCCCTCGCGCGCGGCGGGCCGGCCCCGGACACCCACGGGCTGTCGGCCCGCGAGCTCGAAGTGCTCCGCCAGGTGGCCGGCGGTGCGAGCAACCGTCAGATCGCCGCCGTCCTGGTGATCAGCGAGCACACCGTCGCCCGGCACCTGCAGAACATCTTCGGCAAGCTGGGCGTCTCCTCGCGGACGGCGGCGAGCACCTTCGCGTGGGAGCACGGCCTCGTCCGGGGCGCTGGTCAGGAATGA
- a CDS encoding SRPBCC family protein has product MARNRRLILSTPAEVWHLLSEGHRYGEWVTGTQAVLAADPHWPDVGARLKVRVGSGPLTLDDTCVVRRCEPERRLELEARAEPFGAARIAMRLDPWGENTLFTLDWHPLRGPGTRMHGLPVDYIVAIRNGMMLTKLARIAVREHAGARAPRG; this is encoded by the coding sequence GTGGCCCGCAACCGCCGCCTGATCCTGAGCACGCCGGCCGAGGTCTGGCACTTGCTGTCGGAGGGCCACCGCTACGGCGAGTGGGTCACGGGAACCCAAGCGGTCCTCGCCGCGGATCCGCACTGGCCGGACGTGGGGGCCCGTCTGAAGGTCCGGGTCGGCTCCGGCCCCCTCACCCTCGACGACACGTGCGTCGTCCGCAGGTGCGAACCGGAGCGCCGCCTGGAACTGGAGGCACGGGCGGAGCCCTTCGGCGCGGCACGCATCGCCATGCGCCTGGACCCCTGGGGCGAGAACACCCTCTTCACCCTCGACTGGCACCCCCTGCGGGGACCCGGCACCCGGATGCACGGACTCCCCGTGGACTACATCGTCGCCATCCGCAACGGCATGATGCTGACGAAGCTCGCGAGGATCGCGGTACGCGAGCACGCCGGCGCGCGGGCGCCCCGGGGGTGA